From Papilio machaon chromosome 2, ilPapMach1.1, whole genome shotgun sequence, the proteins below share one genomic window:
- the LOC106716894 gene encoding apolipoprotein D, whose protein sequence is MWRLFFLIAAVTAQIPSLGFCPDYQPMANFNMNRFLGTWYEAERYFTVSELGSRCVTTKYESTPEGRILVSNEITNAMTGMKRVLDGHLQMIGREGEGRMIVKYATLPVPYDTEFSVLDTDYDTYAVMWSCSGIGPVHIQNAWVLTRERLAPQMVMQKAYTALEQCKVSRTFFVKTNQEDCYILPDPAAYSEYKEAGIEVSGKHASLVPVSAATEAEPVVEKKVEAEVKSEVPEVKSAVPEAIKEPQLVPELKAAESMAMEEKTEMPEQTTEVKKEMPEIKEEAPKEKDLPVKPIQ, encoded by the exons ATGTGGCGTTTATTCTTCCTAATTGCTGCCGTCACGGCGCAGATCCCCTCCCTGGGATTCTGTCCTGATTATCAG CCGATGGCAAACTTCAACATGAACCGTTTCCTGGGAACGTGGTACGAGGCGGAGCGCTACTTCACGGTGAGCGAGCTGGGCAGCCGCTGCGTCACCACCAAGTACGAGAGCACACCAGAGGGCCGCATACTCGTTTCCAACGAGATTACCAACGCCAT GACGGGAATGAAGCGAGTGCTAGACGGTCACCTGCAGATGATAGGTCGCGAAGGCGAGGGCCGCATGATTGTAAAATACGCCACGCTGCCCGTGCCCTACGACACCGAGTTCAGCGTGCTTGACACTGACTACGACACCTACGCTGTTATGTGGTCGTGCAGCGGCATCGGCCCGGTTCACATCC AAAACGCATGGGTACTAACCCGTGAAAGACTCGCGCCTCAGATGGTCATGCAAAAAGCATATACTGCATTGGAACAATGCAAAGTATCGAGAACATTCTTCGTGAAGACGAACCAAGAGGACTGCTACATCCTGCCCGACCCGGCTGCTTATTCTGAGTACAAGGAGGCAGGGATCGAAGTATCTGGGAAGCACGCAAGCTTGGTTCCCGTATCTGCTGCTACTGAGGCTGAACCTGTTGTCGAG AAAAAAGTGGAAGCGGAAGTTAAGTCTGAAGTCCCAGAGGTTAAATCTGCTGTTCCGGAAGCTATCAAGGAACCCCAACTTGTACCTGAATTAAAAGCAGCCGAATCTATGGCTATGGAAGAGAAGACAGAAATGCCAGAACAAACTACTGAAGTCAAGAAAGAGATGCCTGAAATAAAGGAAGAAGCACCGAAGGAAAAAGATCTTCCAGTTAAACCGATACAGTAA